Genomic DNA from Streptomyces sp. NBC_01571:
CACGGGGCCGGTGCGGATGCGGGGCGGTGAGGGGGCCGGTGCCGGTGCCGGCGTCGGCGCCGATGGAGGCATCGGTGGTGGTGCCGGTGGGGGTCTCGGCAGCGGTGTCGGTGCCGGTGCCGGTGACGTCCGTCCGGGCAACGTCCGTATCGAGGTGCTCGACCGGGGGCCGGGTATCGCCGAGGGTGATCTCGTGCGGGTGTTCGACCGCTTCTACCGTGCGGCCGATGCGCGGAGTCTGCCCGGGTCGGGGCTCGGGTTGTCCATCGTGCGGGAGGTCGCCATGGCGCATGGTGGGGGGTCGTTCGCCTTTCGGCGGGAGGGGGGCGGGGCGGTGTTCGGTTTCACGGTGAGCGGCACGGGTGACCGTCCTCCGCCCGATTCTTGACGCCCCCCGCCATCATCCCCGGGGCTCCGCCCCGGACCCCGCCAGGGGCGCTGCGCCCCCAGGTACGGACGGGTCGGGTAGGGGCGGCGCGGGCGAGGAAACCCGGGTTTCAGCCGACGTGGACGCGGGGCCGGCACGTGGGGTCCGGTTCGGCCTCGCGGAGAACTTCCCGGGTGACGGGAGCGACCTCCCCCTGACCGAAGAGGAAGAAGCGGAGGAAGTTCGCGAAGGGGTTCCCCTCGGTCCACTCGAAGTAGATGTGCGGAGTGCACCGCGTGCTGTCCCGGACGTGAAGCAGAAGCGCCGCGAGCGCGTTGGGCACGGACGACGACTCCAGCGTCAGCACGCGATAACGCCCGTGCAGCACCTCCCCGCGCACCGTGAGCCCCGTCTCGAACTCGGACGCGTCGAGGACGGTGACCTCGACGAACACGAAGTCCTCCGTGGTGGGGACGTCGTTGTCGGCGCGGATCTGTTTGATCTTCTCCCGGTACTCGCCGATGTCACGGCTGTCCGGCTCGTTGGCGATGAAGCGGATCTTACGGCTCGCGATGTCACGGACGAAGCGTTCGGCCATGGCGTCGAGGCTCACGCTGGTCACGCGCAGCTCGAAGGCGCGGGCGAGCCGCGAGAGGAGCGAGACGAGGATGATGCCGGCGATGAAGCAGGCGCCGATCTTGACACCGTCAGGACGCTCGATGACGTTGACGACGGTCGTGTAGAGGAAGACCACGGAGATGACGCCGAAGCCGAGGGTCCAGTTGCGCTGCCCGGCCTTGCGGGCGGCGATGGTCACCGCGATCGCCGCGGAGCTGATCAGCACCAGCACACCGGTGGCGTACGCACCGCCCTGGGCGTCGACGTCGGCATCGAAGATCCAGGTGACGAGGAAGGCGACCAGGGTGAAGACGATCACCATGGGGCGGACGGCGCGCGCCCAGTGGGGAGCCATACCGTAACGGGGCAGGTAGCGAGGCATCAGGTTGAGCAGTCCGGCCATGGCGGAGGCGCCGGCGAACCACAGGATGGCGATCGTCGACACGTCGTACACCGTGCCGAAGACGCCGCCGAGGTACTCGTGCGCGAGATACGCGAGCGCGCGCCCGTTGGCCTGGCCGCCCGACTTGAACTCTTTCTCCGGGATGAGCACGGTGGTGATGAAGCTGGTCACGATCAGGAACACGCTCATGATCACGGCGGCCGTGGTCAGCAGCTTCTTGGCGCCGCGGATCCGGCCGGTGGGCTTCTCGTCGGTGTCGCCGGGGTCGCCCTCGACGTGCGGCATGACGGCCACGCCGGTCTCGAAGCCGGACAGTCCGAGCGCGAGCTTCGGGAAGACGAGCAGGGCCACCCCGATCATCGCGAAGGCGTTGCCGTGCTCCGCGGTCAGGGCCGTGCCCCAGTCGGTGATCACGTGCCCCTCGGTCGCCACGTGCCACAGCCCGGTCACCGCGACCACCACGTTGAGCCCCAGGTAGATCGCCACGAGCACGACCGCGACGCCGATCGCCTCCAGGAAGCCCTTGAGGAAGACGGCACCGAGCAGGGCCACCAGGATGAGCGTGATCAGCATCTGCCTGTCGTGCAGGGCGCTGGTGAGGTGCGGGTTCTCGACGAGGTGGGTGGAGGCGTCCGCGGCCGAAAGGGTGATGGTGATCAGGAAGTCGGTGGCGGCGAAGCCCAGCAGGGTCAGGACGAAGAGCTTGCCCTTCCAGAACGACAGCAGCCGTTCCAGCATCGCGATCGAACCCTCGCCGCGTGGGCTCTCCTCGGCCACCCGCCGGTAGACGGGCAGCGCGCCCGCGAGGGTGACGACGACGAGCACGATGGTCGCCACCGGGGACAGCAGTCCGGCGGCCAGGGCCGCGATGCCGGGCTGGTAGCCGAGGGTGGAGAAGTAGTCGACGCCGGTGAGGCACATGACGCGCCACCACCGCTGGCCCTCGTGCACGGGCTCCGGCTCGGCGGGCTCCGGCACCCGGCGGTCCTTGCCCATGTCGGACAGGCCCTCCAGCATCCACGCCCGCAAGCGGCTCGTGGGGGCGTGCTCGGTGCTGGCCATCGGCGTGCTCTCCTGACGTGCGGCCCTTCGGTGTCGGGTTTCCGGCCATCGAGGAGACGGCGCGATCAGCGTATGCAGAGAGTGATGCAAGGGCCCGCGGACGAGGGGGCCGAACGCGTCAAGCTTGCGTTAAGACTGGCCGGTCGCGCATCAGGGGCGTGCCGGAGAGGTCCGCGCGCGGGGGCGCGGCCCGCGATTCGGCCGCCGGGGCGGCAGAGGTCCGGGCGGCCTGCCGCATGAGTGTGGTCCTGCCCCACCCGCCGCACGTCGCGGGCCGGCGCGCCCGCCCGTCAAGGCGGTGTCAACTTCCCCGTGAGCGACGCCAGGGAAGCGTCAAGGCCGCTGCGTCGCGCGGACGCCGGGGCTTGGCTGAGGGGTGATGAACGATGTACGGCCGACGCGTGAGGTGCGGCCCGGACGGCTGAAGGTCTACCTCGGGGCTGCCCCGGGCGTCGGCAAGACGTACCGCATGCTCGACGAGGGGCACCGCCGGGCGGCGCGCGGCGCCGACGTGGTGGTGGGGTTCGCGGGGCCGGGCTCCCACCTGGTCCTGCGCCGGCCGCACACTCGCCTCCTCCGAGCGGCGGGTGCTGGCCGCCTTCGCCGCGCATGTGGGGTCCGCCGTCGAGCGGGCCAGGCTCGCGGAGGCCGCCGCCGAGGTGGAGCCGGTCCGGGCCGCCGACCGGATGCGTACAGCGCTGCTGCGGGCGGTCGGCCGCGACCTGCGCACCCCGCTCGCCGCCGGCTGGGCCGCCGTCGCCTCGCTGCGCAGCCGTGACGTCGAGTTCTCCGCCGCGGACCGCGACGAACTCCTCGCCACCGCCGACGAGTCGATGGCCAAGCTGAACCGGCTGGTGGAGAACCTGCGCGACCTCAGCCGTCTGCAGGCCGGCGCGCTCTCCCCGACCTGCGGGCCACCGCCCTGGAGGAGGTGCTCCCGGCGGCGCTCGCGGACGTCCCCGGCGTAGAGGTCTGCGACCTGGAGAGGCTCCCGGCCGTGCTCGCCGACCCGCCGCTGCTGGAACGGGTGATCGCCAACCTGGCCGGCAACGCCGCCCGGCACACCCCCGCGGGGCGCCCGGTGCTGCTGACCGCGAGCCCCACGCGGGCCGGGTCGAGGTGCGGGTCGTGGACCGCGGTCCGCCGTCCGACCGCGACCGCCTCTTCGAGCCCTTCCAGCGGCTGGGCGACACCGACAACTCGACCGGTCTGGGTCTGGGCCTAGCCCTGTCCCGGGGCCCGACCGAGGCGATGGATGGCACCCTCGTCCCGGAGGACACCCCGGGCGGCGGGCTCACGATGGTGCTGTCACTGCCGTGCGCGCGGGACGCGGAGGACTGTGTGCCGCCGATGGTGGTGCCGTAGAAGCCGGCGGCGGTGCCGTGGAAGGGTGTCGGGTGTCGTAGGGGGCCGCCGCCTTGGAAGGGCGGGGCGCGCCGTCAGCGGTGGTGCCGCGGCGCGGTGCCCCGCGGCTCGCCCCGGCGCACCGATCCGGGCGCGCGGGCGGCCGGCCGGTCGGCGTGGGCGGCCGAGGTCAGCTGCCACGGCACGCTCGTGACCATGACGCCCGGTGTGAACAGCAGCCGGTTCTTCAGCCACAGGGCCGACTGGTTGTGGAGGAGGTTCTCCCACCAGCGGCCGACGACGTACTCGGGGATGAAGACGGCGACGATGTCGCGCGGGCTCTCCCGGCGCACCGAGCGGACGTACTCCACGACCGGCCGGGTCACCTCGCGGTAGGGCGAGTCGATGACCTTGAGGGGGACCGCGATGCCGTACTCCTCCCAGTGCCTGCGCAGCGCCGCCGCCTCGTCGCGGTCCACGGAGACCGTCAGCGCCTCCAGATGGTCGGGGTGCAGGGCCCGCGCGTAGGCGAGGGCGCGCAGCGTGGGTTTGTGCAGGGTGGACACCAGGACGATGGCCAACACCCGGGAGGGAAAGGTGAGTTCGGTCTTCGGGTCGGTCACCGCCAGTTCCGCCGCGGTGGTGTCGTAATGGCGTCGGATCCCGCGCATCATCACCCACAGGACGACGGCCGCGAGGACGGCGAGCCACGCGCCCTGGGTGAACTTGGTGGCCAGCACGATCACCAGGACCAGGCCGGTGACGACCGCGCCGATCGTGTTGATCACCCGGGCCGTGTGATGGTGGCGGCGCCGTGCCGGGTCGTGTTCGGCGCGCAGTTCGCCGTTCCAGTGCCGGACCATGCCGAGCTGGGAGAGCGTGAAGGAGGTGAACACGCCCAGGATGTAGAGGTGGATGAGGCTGGTGACGTTCGCTCTGAAGCCCCACAGCAGCAGGCAGGCGACGATCGCCAGCGCCAGGATGCCGTTGGAGAAGGCCAGCCGGTCGCCGCGGTTGTGCAACTGGTGCGGCAGGAAGCGGTGCTGGGCCAGGATCGAGGCGAGCAGCGGGAAGCCGTTGAAGGCGGTGTTCGCCGCCAGGATCAGGACGAGCGCGGTCACGGTCTGGATGAGGTAGAAGCCGGGACTGTGTTCGCCGCCGAAGACCGCCGCCGCGATCTGGGCGATGACCGTGCGCTGGGTGTAGGCGGAGCAGGAGCCGGTCAGGCCCGTCAGACGGCAGGGGTCGCCGGTGATGTGGACCTTCGTGATCAGCGCGAGCGCGGTGACGCCCGCGAACATGACGACCGCGGTGACGCCCATCGCCGCCAGCGTGGCGGCCGCGTTCGCCGACTTGGGCTTGCGGAACGCCGGTACGCCGTTGGAGATGGCCTCGACTCCCGTCAGCGCCGTACAGCCGGAGGAGAACGCGCGCAGCACCAGCATCAGCAGGGCCAGGCCCGTGAGGCCCGCGTCGGAGGGGGCCGCGGTGATGCCGTAGCCCGCGCTCTCGGCGACCGGCGCGTCCCCGAGGGCGCAGCGGACCAGGCCCGTGATCACCATGATGAGCACGCCGCCGACGAAGAGGTAGGTGGGGGCGGCGAAGGCCCGTCCCGACTCGCGCACGCCCCGGAGGTTGATCGCGGTCAGGACCGCGACGAAGCCGATGGCCAGCAGGACGCGGTGGGAGGCCAGCTGGGGGAGGGCCGAGATGATGTTGTCCACGCCGGAGGCGACCGAGACGGCCACCGTCATGACGTAGTCGACGAGCAGGGAGGCGGCCACCACGAGACCGGCGGAGG
This window encodes:
- a CDS encoding amino acid transporter, producing MASTEHAPTSRLRAWMLEGLSDMGKDRRVPEPAEPEPVHEGQRWWRVMCLTGVDYFSTLGYQPGIAALAAGLLSPVATIVLVVVTLAGALPVYRRVAEESPRGEGSIAMLERLLSFWKGKLFVLTLLGFAATDFLITITLSAADASTHLVENPHLTSALHDRQMLITLILVALLGAVFLKGFLEAIGVAVVLVAIYLGLNVVVAVTGLWHVATEGHVITDWGTALTAEHGNAFAMIGVALLVFPKLALGLSGFETGVAVMPHVEGDPGDTDEKPTGRIRGAKKLLTTAAVIMSVFLIVTSFITTVLIPEKEFKSGGQANGRALAYLAHEYLGGVFGTVYDVSTIAILWFAGASAMAGLLNLMPRYLPRYGMAPHWARAVRPMVIVFTLVAFLVTWIFDADVDAQGGAYATGVLVLISSAAIAVTIAARKAGQRNWTLGFGVISVVFLYTTVVNVIERPDGVKIGACFIAGIILVSLLSRLARAFELRVTSVSLDAMAERFVRDIASRKIRFIANEPDSRDIGEYREKIKQIRADNDVPTTEDFVFVEVTVLDASEFETGLTVRGEVLHGRYRVLTLESSSVPNALAALLLHVRDSTRCTPHIYFEWTEGNPFANFLRFFLFGQGEVAPVTREVLREAEPDPTCRPRVHVG
- a CDS encoding APC family permease codes for the protein MFNVTGILKRLVIGRAMRSEELHETLLPKRLALPVFASDPLSSVAYATQEILLVLTLGGLAYLHFAPWIAAAVVALMTVVVLSYRQVVHAYPSGGGSYEVVSTNLGPSAGLVVAASLLVDYVMTVAVSVASGVDNIISALPQLASHRVLLAIGFVAVLTAINLRGVRESGRAFAAPTYLFVGGVLIMVITGLVRCALGDAPVAESAGYGITAAPSDAGLTGLALLMLVLRAFSSGCTALTGVEAISNGVPAFRKPKSANAAATLAAMGVTAVVMFAGVTALALITKVHITGDPCRLTGLTGSCSAYTQRTVIAQIAAAVFGGEHSPGFYLIQTVTALVLILAANTAFNGFPLLASILAQHRFLPHQLHNRGDRLAFSNGILALAIVACLLLWGFRANVTSLIHLYILGVFTSFTLSQLGMVRHWNGELRAEHDPARRRHHHTARVINTIGAVVTGLVLVIVLATKFTQGAWLAVLAAVVLWVMMRGIRRHYDTTAAELAVTDPKTELTFPSRVLAIVLVSTLHKPTLRALAYARALHPDHLEALTVSVDRDEAAALRRHWEEYGIAVPLKVIDSPYREVTRPVVEYVRSVRRESPRDIVAVFIPEYVVGRWWENLLHNQSALWLKNRLLFTPGVMVTSVPWQLTSAAHADRPAARAPGSVRRGEPRGTAPRHHR